In Acidianus brierleyi, one genomic interval encodes:
- a CDS encoding radical SAM protein, which produces MQILLSAGTYFFIKKGLKYSNTAYALQTGGCEGKCAFCTQSSLSKSDKSYLSRVRWYSVNIEEIADKLSYFKRFCLQTVIKKNFENEVIEIIKYVKIPKSVTITPVSKEVLENMKKLGVDYLGIGLDTVESLWDKIGKPYTFQKYVEFIKNAVEVFGKRKVYVHLVFGLGEKKEEFVSLMEKIYSLGAEVALFAFTPVKGTPMENFPRPPLEEYREIQKIRFKLSTNGNPNEKAYITSGCPNCDRPFYNEDPREKMYNIPLFNVEGK; this is translated from the coding sequence ATGCAAATTTTACTATCTGCTGGTACGTACTTTTTTATAAAGAAAGGGTTAAAGTATAGTAATACTGCATACGCTCTTCAAACTGGAGGGTGTGAAGGAAAATGCGCTTTTTGTACACAGTCTTCATTAAGTAAATCAGACAAATCATATCTTTCAAGAGTAAGATGGTATTCCGTAAATATAGAAGAAATCGCAGATAAACTTTCATATTTCAAAAGATTTTGTTTGCAGACAGTTATAAAGAAAAATTTCGAAAATGAAGTAATTGAGATCATAAAATATGTTAAGATCCCTAAGTCCGTAACTATAACTCCTGTTAGTAAGGAAGTATTGGAAAATATGAAAAAGTTAGGAGTAGATTATTTAGGAATTGGTTTAGATACGGTAGAAAGTCTATGGGATAAAATAGGTAAGCCTTATACATTCCAAAAGTATGTTGAGTTCATTAAAAACGCAGTGGAAGTCTTTGGGAAAAGGAAAGTATATGTTCATTTGGTTTTTGGTTTGGGAGAAAAAAAGGAAGAATTTGTGTCCCTAATGGAAAAAATATATTCTTTAGGTGCTGAAGTAGCTTTGTTTGCTTTTACTCCAGTAAAAGGAACTCCAATGGAGAACTTTCCTAGACCTCCGTTAGAAGAATATAGGGAAATCCAAAAAATTAGGTTCAAGTTATCGACTAATGGTAATCCAAACGAAAAAGCCTATATAACGTCTGGTTGCCCTAATTGTGATAGGCCTTTTTATAATGAAGATCCAAGAGAAAAAATGTATAATATACCATTATTTAATGTGGAAGGAAAATGA